From the genome of Phytohabitans rumicis, one region includes:
- a CDS encoding helix-turn-helix domain-containing protein: MISPEDIAAARQALGGRLAALRQAEGHNQHALAGILFTSRSSVANIERGRQAGTRDFWERCDTLLHADGALVGGYDELRKLEAHQRREAAGAAASTGVAGPSPLQVAPGDRCGANSALDAVRDGLRAALISYRPVRHAATAGRSVRELWAATASIHAVYQRGDYGSAASRLPVVLDDAHRLADTTTGRHRERALRVVAAGYLAASKLASKTGDGALAWLAADRAGTAANLAGALSLGAVSTYQTACALLRLPGTATQAETLAVAAADDLGQPAREPDADLLSARGALLLLAAVTAGRRGDHADVRGYLDAATATARQLGRDGNRMWTAFGPSNVAIHQLSIAVAMRQPDEAVKIGQQLDLSRLPAGLGGRRAQVHVELAAAHAQQRDGDAVAVLHLLEAERVAAQAVHVNIGARDLLTVLLHRERRSATPGLRPLAQRAGVAT, encoded by the coding sequence ATGATCAGCCCGGAAGACATCGCCGCCGCCAGGCAAGCCCTCGGCGGCCGGCTCGCGGCGCTGCGCCAGGCCGAGGGGCACAACCAGCATGCGCTCGCCGGGATACTGTTCACCTCCCGCAGCAGCGTCGCCAACATCGAACGTGGCCGGCAAGCCGGCACCCGCGACTTCTGGGAACGCTGCGACACCCTCCTGCACGCCGACGGCGCCCTGGTGGGCGGCTACGACGAGCTCCGCAAGCTGGAGGCCCACCAGCGGCGCGAAGCCGCCGGCGCCGCTGCGAGCACGGGCGTCGCCGGCCCATCGCCGCTACAGGTCGCGCCGGGCGACCGCTGCGGCGCGAACAGCGCCCTCGACGCGGTACGCGACGGGCTCCGCGCGGCGCTGATCTCCTACCGGCCAGTCCGCCACGCGGCAACAGCCGGCCGGTCCGTCCGCGAACTGTGGGCGGCGACGGCGTCCATCCACGCCGTATACCAGCGCGGCGACTACGGCTCCGCCGCCAGCCGGCTGCCGGTGGTGCTCGACGACGCGCACCGCCTGGCGGACACGACCACGGGCCGGCACCGCGAGCGGGCGCTGCGGGTGGTCGCCGCCGGATACCTCGCGGCGTCGAAGCTGGCCAGCAAGACCGGTGACGGCGCGCTCGCCTGGCTCGCCGCCGACCGCGCTGGTACCGCCGCCAACCTCGCCGGCGCGCTCTCGCTCGGCGCGGTGTCGACCTACCAGACCGCCTGTGCGCTGCTGCGCCTACCCGGCACCGCCACGCAGGCCGAGACGCTGGCCGTCGCCGCCGCCGACGACCTCGGACAGCCAGCCCGCGAGCCCGACGCCGATCTGCTGTCCGCGCGCGGCGCGCTGCTGCTGCTCGCTGCCGTTACCGCAGGTCGTCGCGGTGACCACGCCGACGTACGCGGCTACCTCGACGCCGCCACCGCCACCGCCAGGCAACTCGGCCGAGACGGCAACCGGATGTGGACCGCCTTCGGGCCGAGCAACGTCGCGATTCACCAACTGTCGATCGCGGTCGCGATGCGGCAACCCGACGAGGCGGTCAAGATCGGCCAACAACTCGACCTGAGCCGTCTTCCAGCCGGCCTCGGAGGACGCCGGGCCCAGGTGCACGTGGAACTCGCCGCCGCCCACGCCCAACAGCGCGACGGCGACGCCGTCGCCGTCCTGCACCTGCTCGAAGCCGAACGCGTCGCGGCGCAAGCAGTGCACGTCAACATCGGCGCGCGCGACCTGCTGACCGTCCTACTCCACCGCGAACGACGCTCAGCAACGCCAGGGCTTCGCCCGCTCGCGCAACGGGCCGGGGTGGCGACCTGA
- a CDS encoding flavoprotein, with protein MGSTPHRPDRVLYLVVCAAPPARAIGELVDLLQQNGWTVCVIATPEAVSWIDPQALAEQTSHPVRSTHRRPDDPDVLPPADALAVVPATFNTINKWAAGISDTFALGILNEALGLGMPVVVAPYAKPPLAAHGAFQRSLEFLRDSGATLTPTEAIRPHQPDEPFRWSAVLPLLTRPAQ; from the coding sequence ATGGGATCAACCCCACACCGCCCGGATCGGGTGCTGTACCTGGTGGTGTGCGCCGCGCCTCCAGCACGCGCCATCGGCGAACTGGTCGACCTACTCCAGCAGAACGGCTGGACGGTCTGCGTGATCGCCACGCCCGAGGCGGTGTCGTGGATCGACCCGCAGGCGCTTGCCGAACAGACCAGCCACCCCGTCCGTTCCACACACCGGCGCCCGGACGATCCCGACGTCCTGCCACCGGCGGACGCCCTCGCCGTGGTCCCCGCGACCTTCAACACCATCAACAAATGGGCCGCCGGCATCAGCGACACGTTCGCCCTCGGCATCCTCAACGAAGCTCTCGGTCTCGGCATGCCCGTCGTCGTGGCCCCCTACGCCAAACCACCCCTCGCAGCTCACGGCGCGTTCCAACGGAGCCTGGAATTCCTCCGCGACAGCGGCGCCACGCTGACCCCCACCGAAGCGATCCGCCCACACCAACCCGACGAGCCGTTCCGCTGGTCCGCGGTGCTGCCCTTGTTGACCCGACCCGCGCAGTAG
- a CDS encoding GNAT family N-acetyltransferase: MTTTPALRTASEDDIDHVADLIADSFDHIDVIHFLVPDPDRRRPVTRDWYRLYVAHAIGGAGQVVMTTDAAGAAVWFDRTNGASEPEDYDKRLADLAGEHLGRFQHLDRQMEANHPTDPHWHLLFLAVHPNRWSQSLGSALMNHTHARLDAQGIPAYLEATSEQNRNLYQRHGYTDMNPPVIEVSDDAHLYRMWRPTQNH; the protein is encoded by the coding sequence ATGACCACCACCCCGGCCCTACGCACCGCCAGCGAGGACGACATCGACCACGTCGCCGACCTGATCGCCGACTCGTTCGACCACATCGACGTCATCCACTTCCTCGTACCCGACCCGGACCGACGCCGCCCGGTCACCCGGGACTGGTACCGCCTATACGTCGCGCACGCCATCGGCGGCGCCGGCCAGGTCGTCATGACCACCGACGCCGCCGGCGCCGCGGTCTGGTTCGACCGCACCAACGGCGCCAGCGAACCCGAGGACTACGACAAACGCCTGGCCGACCTCGCCGGCGAACACCTCGGCCGCTTCCAGCACCTCGACCGGCAGATGGAAGCCAACCACCCCACCGACCCGCACTGGCACCTGCTGTTCCTCGCCGTGCACCCCAACCGCTGGAGCCAGAGCCTCGGCAGCGCCCTCATGAACCACACCCACGCCCGCCTCGATGCCCAGGGCATCCCCGCCTACCTGGAAGCCACCAGCGAACAGAACCGCAACCTGTACCAGCGCCACGGCTACACCGACATGAACCCACCGGTCATCGAGGTGTCCGACGACGCCCACCTCTACCGCATGTGGCGCCCCACGCAGAACCACTGA
- a CDS encoding APC family permease, protein MSNALARNRLGPFAIGSAIASSVAPLTVITLVVPLALAATGLIGFPIAIGAVAAILMIYAVGYLAMARHIPNAGAFYAYVAHGIGRPWGVGTSWGALLTYCSFQLCCYGAFGAAIGAPLLSTWVGFDVPWYVPAFLAWILVGVLGANEIKLSGYVLVFLVIAETVLVVLYSVAIMLAPGFVFSGAAMSVSDLSGPMLGVFIVLGATSFAGVEQSVVYIEESKDPKRTIPVATYVTIATIGAVYMLASWVQISAAGPQPIDRASAEGADLFFNEAAAELGQTAVTVGKILLGTGLIAALLAFHNAITRYTFALGREGVLPRVFGRTTIKGAPRNASLAQTALAFVVLTAYAIAGWDPSSNCSTGAAPPAASASCFSTP, encoded by the coding sequence GTGTCCAACGCGCTGGCCCGCAACCGACTCGGCCCGTTCGCGATCGGCTCAGCCATCGCCTCATCGGTGGCGCCACTGACCGTCATCACGCTCGTCGTCCCCCTCGCGCTCGCCGCGACCGGCCTGATCGGCTTCCCTATCGCGATCGGTGCCGTCGCCGCGATCCTGATGATCTACGCGGTCGGGTACCTGGCGATGGCCCGGCACATCCCCAACGCCGGCGCCTTCTACGCCTACGTCGCCCACGGCATCGGCCGCCCCTGGGGCGTCGGCACCTCATGGGGCGCACTGCTCACCTATTGCAGCTTCCAACTGTGCTGCTACGGCGCGTTCGGCGCCGCGATCGGTGCCCCGCTGCTGTCTACCTGGGTCGGCTTCGACGTCCCCTGGTACGTCCCGGCCTTCCTCGCATGGATCTTGGTCGGCGTCCTGGGCGCGAACGAAATCAAGCTATCGGGATACGTCCTGGTCTTCCTGGTCATCGCCGAAACGGTCCTGGTCGTGCTCTACAGCGTCGCGATCATGCTGGCCCCCGGCTTCGTCTTCTCTGGCGCCGCGATGTCCGTCAGCGACCTGTCCGGGCCGATGCTCGGTGTCTTCATCGTCCTGGGCGCGACCTCGTTCGCCGGCGTCGAACAGTCCGTGGTCTACATCGAGGAGAGCAAAGACCCCAAGCGCACCATCCCCGTCGCCACATACGTCACCATCGCCACCATCGGCGCGGTCTACATGCTCGCGTCCTGGGTCCAGATCTCCGCCGCCGGCCCGCAGCCCATCGACCGCGCGAGCGCCGAAGGCGCCGACCTGTTCTTCAACGAGGCCGCCGCCGAACTCGGCCAAACCGCCGTGACCGTCGGAAAGATCCTGCTCGGCACCGGCCTGATCGCCGCCCTACTCGCGTTCCACAACGCCATCACCCGCTACACCTTCGCCCTCGGCCGCGAAGGCGTCCTGCCCCGAGTCTTCGGCCGCACCACCATCAAAGGCGCCCCCCGCAACGCCTCCCTCGCCCAGACGGCACTCGCCTTCGTCGTGCTCACGGCGTACGCCATCGCCGGCTGGGACCCCTCGTCCAACTGTTCTACTGGGGCAGCACCACCGGCGGCCTCGGCGTCCTGCTTCTCTACACCCTGA
- the tmk gene encoding dTMP kinase, with protein MDGRSGRAAGSAAAARVRRSVMTSLFIAVEGPHRVGKTTIAGLLATRLEKRTNKRVHLTSEPTQSALGRLLRTPESVLHGRPLALAVAADRAAHVESEIIPALDECLHVVTDRYVQSSMVLQRVDGLDLDEIWAYNQYVLPATSIYLEDDPEVMTCRLRQGAALSRLEMVGSPRRELELYREARQFLAGEDWPQHVIDCHGKDPDHIVGAIFDSLQL; from the coding sequence GTGGATGGTCGTTCCGGCCGGGCGGCAGGCTCTGCCGCTGCCGCCCGTGTCCGCCGATCGGTCATGACCAGTCTGTTCATCGCGGTCGAGGGCCCACACCGCGTGGGAAAGACCACGATCGCAGGCCTGCTGGCGACTCGCTTGGAGAAGCGCACCAACAAGCGGGTCCACTTGACCAGCGAGCCCACCCAGAGTGCGCTTGGGCGGCTGCTGCGCACGCCGGAGTCCGTGCTGCATGGCCGGCCGCTTGCGCTCGCCGTGGCCGCGGACCGCGCCGCTCACGTCGAGTCGGAGATCATCCCGGCGCTGGATGAATGCCTGCACGTGGTCACCGATCGGTACGTCCAGTCGTCGATGGTCCTGCAGCGGGTTGACGGACTGGACCTTGACGAGATCTGGGCCTACAACCAGTACGTCCTGCCGGCGACGAGCATCTACCTGGAGGACGATCCCGAGGTGATGACCTGCCGGTTGAGGCAGGGCGCGGCGTTGAGCCGGCTGGAGATGGTGGGCAGCCCGCGCCGGGAGTTGGAGCTGTACCGCGAAGCCCGGCAGTTTCTGGCCGGCGAGGACTGGCCGCAGCATGTCATCGACTGCCACGGCAAAGACCCCGACCACATCGTCGGTGCGATTTTCGACAGTCTTCAGCTGTGA
- a CDS encoding endonuclease/exonuclease/phosphatase family protein, which yields MITFLTYNAKDYRRHDTPDERDRHRLVEQVIRDAAPDVIAVQELPGHSDEHAEKAALWLAEATGMRCTLGPDYTGPVAATPGGHDDLGLGLLWRPGIWATPGSMRIHRGHQWWHALISVELNVDDGHRVRHACYHAPPRAGGPRRPDEATLLADAMTTSMGLVGADWNNPYYYADRDGRELAWPQPWWDNRDDPDIAVANRLAAQTLSHAGLHDPAVVLGQPRSITTGHWPSERNGPRPIDAILATRRMLDAIRHTVVIDTSIARAASDHLPVGVHYDPAAP from the coding sequence GTGATCACCTTTCTGACCTACAACGCCAAGGACTACCGCCGTCACGACACACCGGACGAGCGGGACCGGCACCGCCTGGTCGAGCAGGTGATCCGCGACGCCGCCCCCGATGTGATCGCGGTTCAGGAACTGCCCGGCCACAGCGACGAGCACGCCGAGAAGGCCGCGTTGTGGCTGGCCGAGGCGACCGGCATGCGGTGCACGCTCGGGCCGGACTACACCGGCCCCGTCGCCGCCACCCCGGGCGGCCACGACGACCTCGGGCTCGGGTTGCTATGGCGGCCCGGTATCTGGGCCACACCGGGCAGCATGCGCATCCACCGCGGCCACCAATGGTGGCATGCGCTGATCAGCGTGGAACTGAACGTCGATGACGGGCACCGGGTCCGGCATGCCTGCTACCACGCACCACCACGCGCCGGTGGGCCGCGCCGCCCGGACGAGGCCACCCTCCTCGCCGACGCCATGACCACCTCGATGGGGTTGGTCGGCGCCGACTGGAACAACCCCTACTACTACGCCGACCGGGACGGTCGGGAACTGGCCTGGCCACAGCCCTGGTGGGACAACCGCGACGACCCCGACATCGCCGTCGCCAACCGGCTCGCCGCCCAAACCCTGTCCCACGCCGGTCTGCACGACCCCGCCGTCGTCCTCGGGCAGCCGAGGTCGATCACGACCGGCCACTGGCCCAGCGAACGCAACGGCCCCCGACCCATCGACGCCATCCTGGCCACCCGCCGCATGCTCGACGCCATCCGCCACACCGTCGTCATCGACACATCCATCGCGCGGGCCGCCTCCGACCACCTACCCGTCGGCGTGCACTACGACCCCGCCGCACCGTGA
- a CDS encoding tetratricopeptide repeat protein — protein sequence MIDEAMVAAVAAALVGKVADGLTEAGRAALKRLRRRTSDDPASAVVLSRAQGHPDREAVAALRAVLRRAAVADEAVAGEIVALWQQMPAPRQLPPAPVYWVDRLRELAALEQVLRDNARRRVVLLTGLPGVGKTALAVRCAMSVAGLVPDGQLHVELGGASPNGPLSAGDALGRMLRSLGVPPERVPAAVEEQAGLWRSLTADRRLLLLLDNAVSVAQVRPLLPASPGCVVLVTARTLLAGLVADGAQVLTVRPLDEGSAVAFLERVVGDRRVADDPAAATDLVRACGGVPLALTVTAARLAIRPQWPIRRLLDELAHCRGRLSTLSIRADGDVSMTAAFEASYTGLPALAARCYRLLVLHPGPDFGPAVAAAALQLSGQETVQALTILVDAHLLDELPGDRYTYPNAVRDHAVLHASDDPEQAATILRIIQWYLAVALAADRILTPYRRRTPKFQADLPPVQVQGLAGWDEALDWLELERVNLVEATSAAATFWPELAFRLAYAMWPLFHLRRYHRDREVVDRIAVDCAQRLGDRDYQAAALARHAWGCYDRGRFDQAHQLFARSLVLGEELADPHQLAAALNGLGQVALAQQSPLNAVGVFTRALRLYQQAGDRRRTGLVLVNLGRAQAGKGEVQRAVDTLTEAIEVFADLDSADPYNHARARIELGRVLTHAGEHQRAAAELDTALCQMTERGSPRGQALARWALGELALSLGQCDSAAANLVEAVRLFEELGDREAADARQLFESIERR from the coding sequence ATGATCGACGAGGCGATGGTCGCCGCGGTTGCTGCCGCGTTGGTGGGTAAGGTCGCCGACGGGCTCACCGAGGCCGGCAGGGCGGCCCTTAAGCGGCTGCGGCGCCGTACCAGTGACGATCCGGCCTCCGCGGTCGTGCTGAGCCGGGCGCAGGGTCACCCAGACCGCGAGGCGGTCGCCGCGTTGCGCGCCGTCCTGCGGCGTGCGGCTGTCGCCGATGAGGCGGTGGCCGGCGAGATTGTCGCGCTGTGGCAGCAGATGCCGGCGCCGCGGCAGCTACCGCCCGCACCGGTCTACTGGGTTGACCGCCTGCGTGAGCTGGCCGCGCTGGAGCAGGTTCTCCGCGACAATGCCCGCCGGCGGGTGGTGCTGCTGACCGGGTTGCCGGGCGTCGGCAAGACGGCACTCGCGGTGCGCTGCGCGATGTCCGTGGCCGGGCTGGTGCCGGATGGGCAGCTTCACGTGGAGTTGGGCGGCGCGAGCCCGAATGGTCCGCTGTCGGCGGGTGACGCGCTGGGCCGGATGTTGCGCTCGCTGGGCGTGCCACCTGAGCGCGTGCCGGCCGCCGTTGAGGAGCAGGCGGGGCTGTGGCGGTCGCTGACCGCGGACCGACGGTTGCTGCTCCTGCTGGACAACGCCGTGTCGGTCGCTCAGGTACGCCCGCTGCTGCCGGCCTCGCCCGGCTGCGTCGTGCTGGTCACCGCCCGCACCCTGCTTGCCGGTCTGGTCGCGGACGGCGCGCAGGTGCTCACCGTGCGGCCGCTGGACGAGGGGTCCGCGGTCGCCTTTCTCGAACGGGTTGTCGGCGATCGGCGGGTGGCCGACGACCCGGCCGCCGCCACCGACCTGGTGCGGGCGTGCGGCGGCGTGCCACTCGCGCTGACTGTGACCGCCGCGCGGCTGGCAATACGTCCACAGTGGCCGATACGTCGGCTGCTCGACGAGTTGGCCCACTGCCGCGGCCGACTGTCCACGTTGTCCATCCGAGCAGACGGAGATGTTTCTATGACTGCCGCCTTCGAGGCGTCATACACCGGGTTGCCGGCGCTGGCAGCCCGCTGCTACCGGCTCCTGGTGCTGCACCCCGGCCCAGACTTCGGGCCAGCCGTCGCGGCAGCGGCGCTACAACTGTCGGGCCAGGAAACGGTGCAGGCGTTGACCATCCTGGTGGACGCGCACCTGCTCGACGAGCTACCCGGCGACCGGTACACCTACCCGAACGCGGTCCGCGACCACGCCGTCCTGCACGCGTCGGACGACCCTGAGCAGGCCGCGACGATCCTGCGGATCATCCAGTGGTACCTGGCCGTCGCGCTGGCCGCGGACCGGATCCTGACCCCGTACCGGCGGCGCACACCGAAGTTCCAGGCCGACCTCCCGCCGGTCCAGGTACAGGGGTTGGCTGGCTGGGATGAGGCGCTGGACTGGCTGGAGTTGGAGCGTGTCAACCTGGTCGAGGCGACCTCGGCCGCGGCGACGTTCTGGCCGGAACTGGCGTTCCGGCTGGCCTACGCGATGTGGCCGCTGTTTCATCTGCGCCGCTACCACCGGGACCGTGAGGTCGTCGACCGCATCGCCGTGGACTGTGCGCAGCGGCTCGGCGACCGCGACTACCAGGCTGCCGCCCTGGCCCGGCACGCGTGGGGTTGCTACGACCGCGGCCGGTTCGACCAGGCGCATCAGCTGTTCGCGCGCAGCCTGGTCCTGGGCGAGGAACTGGCCGACCCACACCAGCTGGCCGCCGCGCTGAACGGGTTGGGTCAGGTGGCTCTGGCGCAACAGTCGCCGCTGAACGCGGTCGGCGTGTTCACCCGGGCGCTGCGGCTGTACCAGCAGGCGGGCGACCGCCGACGCACGGGGCTGGTGCTTGTGAACCTTGGCCGGGCCCAGGCCGGCAAAGGCGAGGTGCAGCGGGCAGTCGACACCCTCACCGAGGCAATCGAGGTGTTCGCCGACCTCGACAGCGCGGACCCGTACAACCACGCCCGTGCCCGCATCGAGTTGGGCCGCGTGTTGACCCACGCTGGCGAGCACCAGCGCGCCGCCGCCGAACTGGACACGGCGCTCTGTCAGATGACCGAACGCGGATCGCCGCGCGGCCAAGCCCTCGCCCGCTGGGCGCTCGGCGAACTGGCCCTGAGCCTGGGCCAGTGTGACAGCGCCGCCGCGAACCTCGTCGAGGCGGTGCGCTTGTTCGAGGAACTCGGCGACCGGGAGGCCGCCGATGCCCGACAGCTCTTCGAATCGATCGAGCGCCGATGA
- a CDS encoding NAD-dependent epimerase/dehydratase family protein, whose amino-acid sequence MRIRGNAMGSVGVVQPGQAARIVSDDGPMRLLILGGTWYLGRAIGELALDAGWQVTTFNRGVSAPDLAGVEVVRGDRERPEDLRRLAEHGPWDAVVDTIGYIPRQVLDAATALSAVAGHYVFLSSVNVYTGWPNEPLDDDSALFACPPDADATFGADLGYAGQYGALKAGCERAVVTALGADRSTVLRPGIILGPREYVGRLTWWLGRAVRGGQLLVPGPATRAIQPIDVRDVAQFALHCATAQIAGAYNVTAPLGHGTFADLIGGCIAETKADTEPVWVDPDWLIDHGVEQWTELPLWRTHPGVWAVDSSRAFAAGLRCRLLRDTIAETWTWMTSGGAAITGKGEAARAADHGLPPTGKPSCWRPGGRPVRPAAARAASREW is encoded by the coding sequence GTGCGAATTCGCGGGAATGCGATGGGCTCCGTCGGCGTGGTGCAGCCGGGGCAGGCCGCACGGATCGTCAGCGATGATGGACCGATGCGGCTCCTCATTCTTGGCGGCACCTGGTACCTCGGCCGCGCCATCGGCGAACTCGCCCTTGACGCCGGATGGCAGGTCACCACGTTCAACCGAGGCGTCTCGGCACCGGACCTCGCCGGGGTCGAGGTGGTCCGCGGCGATCGCGAACGCCCCGAAGACCTGCGCCGACTCGCCGAGCATGGTCCCTGGGACGCGGTCGTCGACACGATTGGATACATTCCGAGGCAGGTCCTCGACGCTGCGACCGCCCTGTCGGCCGTGGCCGGTCACTACGTGTTCCTGTCGTCCGTCAACGTCTACACCGGCTGGCCGAACGAGCCGTTGGACGACGATTCCGCGCTGTTCGCGTGTCCGCCCGACGCGGACGCGACGTTCGGCGCGGATCTGGGCTACGCCGGCCAGTACGGCGCCCTCAAGGCAGGGTGCGAGCGCGCCGTCGTCACGGCCCTCGGCGCTGACCGGTCGACCGTGCTGCGCCCCGGTATCATTCTCGGCCCCCGCGAGTACGTGGGCCGTCTGACCTGGTGGCTCGGCCGCGCCGTCCGGGGCGGACAGCTGCTGGTTCCGGGGCCGGCCACCCGAGCGATCCAGCCGATCGATGTGCGAGACGTCGCCCAGTTCGCCCTGCACTGCGCCACCGCCCAGATCGCGGGGGCCTACAACGTCACCGCGCCGCTCGGGCACGGCACGTTCGCCGACCTCATCGGCGGCTGCATCGCCGAGACGAAGGCGGACACCGAACCCGTCTGGGTCGATCCGGACTGGCTCATCGACCACGGCGTCGAACAGTGGACCGAACTGCCGCTGTGGCGCACCCACCCCGGGGTCTGGGCCGTCGACAGCAGCCGCGCGTTCGCCGCCGGGCTGCGCTGCCGGCTGCTGCGCGACACCATCGCCGAGACGTGGACCTGGATGACCAGCGGCGGCGCCGCGATCACCGGGAAGGGTGAGGCCGCCCGAGCCGCCGACCACGGGCTGCCCCCGACCGGGAAGCCGAGTTGCTGGCGGCCTGGCGGCAGGCCGGTCAGGCCGGCGGCAGCGCGGGCGGCGTCTCGTGAGTGGTGA
- a CDS encoding GPP34 family phosphoprotein, translated as MPSAAPTWLTDNLWLAAHDSVNGKPHIGEWPLAVGLATGLLAELVHDQYCELRQGELFRTIAELPDDPALAPLLIKMAAEEQTWPTPPPTARIQARAPVAAEQSWGRPPTAPRGRAWPPPAQAENRHRQRGHDLGEWLSYLAYEKRAEERVIDRLSRTGLIRRDERRRLLGGTKVRYVPYDSIATGTPANAISDAVQRDRALSPSELLLAGLFLVTGLHHYALSTLTPAERTQLTRQLGAGLDPMSRELLKAADVAVGEAAMR; from the coding sequence ATGCCGTCAGCGGCGCCAACGTGGCTCACCGACAACCTGTGGCTAGCGGCGCATGACAGCGTCAACGGCAAGCCCCACATCGGTGAGTGGCCCCTGGCGGTCGGGTTGGCCACTGGCCTGCTCGCCGAACTGGTCCACGACCAATACTGCGAGCTGCGGCAGGGCGAACTGTTCCGCACAATCGCTGAACTGCCCGACGATCCGGCACTGGCCCCGCTGCTGATCAAGATGGCCGCCGAAGAGCAGACCTGGCCGACGCCGCCGCCAACGGCACGGATACAGGCACGCGCACCGGTAGCGGCCGAACAGAGCTGGGGCAGGCCGCCTACGGCACCGCGCGGCCGGGCCTGGCCGCCGCCGGCACAGGCGGAAAACCGGCACCGCCAACGCGGCCACGATCTCGGCGAGTGGCTGTCGTACCTGGCCTACGAGAAACGCGCCGAGGAGCGAGTCATCGACCGGCTTTCGCGGACCGGCCTGATCCGGCGCGACGAGCGCCGCAGGCTGCTGGGTGGCACGAAGGTGCGCTACGTGCCGTACGACTCCATCGCCACGGGAACGCCGGCCAACGCGATCAGCGACGCAGTGCAGCGCGACCGTGCCTTGTCCCCGTCTGAACTGCTCCTTGCAGGGCTGTTCCTGGTCACGGGTCTGCACCACTATGCACTGTCCACTCTGACCCCCGCCGAGCGAACCCAACTGACACGGCAGCTCGGAGCGGGCCTGGATCCCATGTCGCGCGAACTGCTCAAAGCCGCGGACGTAGCCGTCGGCGAGGCAGCCATGCGCTAG